One window of Candidatus Neomarinimicrobiota bacterium genomic DNA carries:
- the mtnP gene encoding S-methyl-5'-thioadenosine phosphorylase produces MKKLAIIGGTGFYEFEGLIIKDSIRVDTPFGEPSSDFILGEVNGKEVLFLPRHGRGHRILPSKINYRANIYGLKKLGVTHVVSISAVGSFKEEIKPGSIVIVDQFFDRTKSSINNTFFDEGIAVHVAFSDPVCPVLFKTLGDIARRIGIDYHLGGTYLNMEGPAFSTRAESRVYKSWGMDVIGMTNIYEARLCREAELHFATVAQVTDYDSWREEFVDVPTVLENLKRSASISKRLLEMFIREFPPDGECECENSLKNAIVTDLTLLDENQKSKYELLLKKYFN; encoded by the coding sequence ATGAAAAAGTTAGCGATAATAGGCGGAACAGGATTTTACGAATTTGAAGGTTTAATAATAAAGGATAGTATCAGGGTTGATACTCCCTTTGGTGAACCTTCCAGCGATTTTATACTTGGAGAGGTAAATGGTAAGGAGGTTTTGTTTTTACCTCGTCATGGTAGAGGTCATAGAATATTACCATCTAAGATAAATTATAGAGCAAATATTTACGGATTGAAAAAACTTGGTGTAACTCACGTTGTGTCAATTTCTGCTGTTGGAAGTTTTAAAGAGGAAATTAAGCCAGGTTCGATTGTGATTGTGGATCAGTTTTTTGATAGAACAAAAAGCTCCATCAATAATACATTTTTTGATGAAGGAATTGCAGTTCATGTAGCTTTTTCTGATCCTGTATGTCCTGTGTTATTTAAAACTCTTGGGGATATAGCCAGAAGAATTGGAATTGATTATCATCTTGGTGGGACGTATTTAAATATGGAAGGTCCCGCTTTTTCAACGAGAGCTGAATCGCGGGTATATAAATCATGGGGTATGGATGTTATCGGGATGACAAATATATATGAGGCAAGACTTTGCAGGGAAGCAGAACTGCATTTTGCAACTGTTGCACAGGTAACAGATTATGATAGTTGGAGGGAGGAGTTTGTGGATGTGCCAACTGTCCTAGAAAATCTAAAAAGGTCTGCATCAATTTCGAAGAGACTTTTAGAAATGTTTATAAGAGAGTTTCCTCCTGATGGTGAATGTGAATGTGAAAATTCTCTTAAAAATGCGATAGTTACAGATTTAACTTTGCTTGATGAAAATCAAAAATCCAAATATGAGCTATTATTAAAAAAATATTTTAATTGA
- a CDS encoding DUF2905 domain-containing protein yields the protein MQEMGKIIITFGIILILIGLFLSIGGKIPFINKLGHLPGDIFIKRDNFVFYFPITTCVLISLVLFILFNIFRR from the coding sequence TTGCAAGAAATGGGGAAAATAATTATAACCTTTGGTATTATTTTAATTTTAATCGGTTTATTTTTGTCTATAGGGGGCAAGATTCCATTTATAAACAAGCTGGGTCATCTTCCCGGCGATATATTCATAAAGAGGGATAACTTTGTTTTCTATTTTCCAATTACGACTTGTGTATTGATTAGTTTGGTTTTATTCATATTGTTTAACATATTTAGGAGATAG
- a CDS encoding TraR/DksA C4-type zinc finger protein — MARKKRLSDEELQYYKNILLKKREEVIENIRKLEEITINDQSKQEGTYFDSTYAYHMADVGTDAQEREKAFLWLSRENKFLKHIDAALQRIETGEYGFCIECGDKIPKERLEEVPHTQHCVKCKNKPK; from the coding sequence ATGGCGAGAAAGAAAAGGCTAAGTGATGAGGAACTTCAATACTACAAAAATATCTTGCTAAAAAAAAGGGAAGAAGTAATTGAGAATATTAGAAAATTAGAAGAGATAACTATAAATGATCAGTCAAAGCAAGAAGGTACTTATTTTGATTCAACTTATGCGTATCATATGGCAGACGTGGGCACAGATGCTCAGGAGAGAGAAAAAGCATTCCTGTGGTTATCTCGAGAAAATAAGTTTTTAAAACATATTGATGCAGCACTGCAAAGAATTGAAACGGGAGAATACGGTTTTTGTATAGAATGTGGAGACAAAATACCGAAGGAAAGGTTGGAAGAGGTTCCACATACCCAGCACTGTGTGAAGTGCAAAAATAAGCCCAAATAA
- a CDS encoding RluA family pseudouridine synthase → MCKSYRESFNIIVDNEVTSRLDKYISSKIDISRSKISKLIKDGDILVNNHIVRPNYRVRTGDVVLINLPEPEEIEITPANIPLDIIYEDEFYIAINKKPGIVVHPGAGNFHNTLVSGLLNYTRNLSKVGGEFRPGIVHRLDKDTSGVLIVAKSDEAHWKLSEMFANRQVHKEYLAYIWGTIRDDHGVICKPIDRSKKNRKKFVVSEGGKEAITEFNVIKKYNCITYVSLILKTGRTHQARVHMKYIGHPIVGDREYGCYSFGGIRVNRRDRECINKIRNVVDRHLLHAYRLKFFHPFFEKDVSLVAPIPEDFEMIEKILKECYNT, encoded by the coding sequence ATGTGTAAATCATATAGAGAGAGTTTCAATATAATTGTTGATAATGAGGTAACATCTAGATTAGATAAGTATATTTCATCGAAAATTGATATTTCAAGGAGTAAAATATCTAAACTCATTAAGGACGGAGACATTCTGGTGAATAATCATATTGTACGGCCAAATTACAGAGTTCGTACAGGTGACGTAGTGTTGATAAATTTGCCCGAACCAGAAGAGATAGAAATTACACCAGCAAATATACCACTGGATATTATCTACGAGGATGAATTTTATATAGCAATCAATAAAAAACCAGGGATTGTGGTACATCCAGGCGCTGGGAATTTTCACAATACATTGGTAAGTGGACTATTGAATTATACACGTAATTTAAGCAAGGTTGGTGGTGAATTTAGACCTGGAATAGTTCATAGACTCGATAAGGATACGTCGGGAGTCTTAATAGTTGCAAAATCAGACGAAGCACACTGGAAACTGTCGGAAATGTTTGCTAATAGGCAAGTACACAAAGAATATTTAGCATATATATGGGGCACAATTAGAGATGATCATGGAGTTATATGTAAACCGATTGATAGGAGTAAGAAAAATAGAAAAAAATTTGTAGTATCTGAGGGTGGGAAAGAAGCAATTACCGAGTTCAATGTAATAAAGAAGTACAATTGCATAACGTATGTGTCTTTAATATTAAAGACGGGTAGGACTCATCAGGCAAGAGTTCATATGAAGTATATTGGACATCCAATTGTGGGTGATAGAGAATACGGATGTTACAGTTTTGGCGGTATTCGTGTAAATAGAAGAGATAGAGAGTGTATAAATAAGATTAGAAATGTAGTCGATAGACACCTATTACATGCCTATCGACTAAAGTTTTTTCATCCTTTTTTTGAAAAGGATGTTTCTCTGGTCGCTCCGATCCCAGAAGATTTTGAAATGATTGAAAAAATTCTAAAAGAATGTTATAATACTTAG
- the cobO gene encoding cob(I)yrinic acid a,c-diamide adenosyltransferase gives MAGYIYIYTGEGKGKTTAAIGMAIRAAGAGFKVYIAQFLKTGKYSEIKALQRFNNILIEQFGGKNFITTKIISQKDIERAWKGLENVREKILSREFKLIILDEINMALHLKLINVKEVINLLKARDENTDIVLTGRYAPQELIEMADLVTEMKEIKHYFKRGIRARKGFEY, from the coding sequence ATGGCTGGTTATATTTACATATACACTGGAGAAGGCAAGGGAAAAACAACAGCAGCAATAGGGATGGCAATTAGAGCTGCAGGGGCGGGATTCAAGGTTTACATTGCTCAATTTTTAAAAACTGGAAAATACAGTGAAATCAAAGCACTCCAAAGGTTCAACAATATTTTAATTGAACAATTTGGCGGTAAAAATTTCATAACAACTAAAATAATATCACAAAAAGACATAGAAAGAGCCTGGAAGGGATTGGAAAATGTTAGGGAAAAAATCTTATCCAGAGAATTCAAACTTATCATACTTGATGAGATTAATATGGCACTGCATTTAAAATTGATCAATGTAAAAGAAGTAATTAATCTATTAAAGGCAAGAGACGAAAATACCGATATAGTGCTAACTGGTAGATACGCTCCACAAGAATTAATAGAAATGGCAGACCTTGTCACAGAAATGAAAGAAATTAAACATTATTTTAAAAGAGGAATAAGAGCGAGGAAAGGATTCGAATATTAA
- a CDS encoding tyrosine recombinase XerC, with the protein MKNIDQYLSLFKDFLNIERGYSSNTIESYERDILQFLRYIESEYFSGGEIDLKKLDRSHIREYLGVLDSIGLEKSSISRKLSSLKSFYKFLVTHGYVTNNPAIRIRSPKLAKKLPTVLSEKEVFDVLDNITPYDFITSRNKSIIELLYGTGIRLGELVWLNCIDLDKRNYLIRVFGKGKKERMVPVGEKIIKSIDEYFKYRKIDFGMPHFDSPLFISKRGRRLSRQMIQVIVKKYLEEVSEKEHLSPHVLRHTFATHMLDRGADINSVRELLGHSKLSTTQIYTHLSIGRLKEIYKNAHPHAK; encoded by the coding sequence ATGAAGAACATCGATCAATACCTCAGTTTGTTTAAAGACTTTCTTAATATTGAGCGTGGATATTCCAGTAACACTATTGAGTCTTATGAAAGAGATATTTTGCAATTTCTAAGATATATAGAATCTGAATACTTCTCTGGAGGGGAAATAGACCTTAAAAAGCTGGATAGAAGTCATATCAGGGAGTATCTGGGTGTACTCGATAGTATTGGCCTTGAGAAATCTTCAATCTCAAGGAAACTGTCATCACTTAAATCCTTTTATAAATTTTTAGTAACACATGGTTATGTTACGAATAATCCAGCAATTAGAATAAGGTCACCAAAGCTTGCAAAGAAATTACCTACAGTGTTGAGTGAAAAAGAAGTCTTTGACGTTCTTGATAATATCACCCCATATGATTTTATAACAAGCCGGAATAAATCAATAATAGAATTATTATATGGGACAGGTATAAGATTAGGTGAGTTGGTTTGGTTAAATTGTATTGATCTTGATAAAAGGAACTATTTGATCAGAGTATTTGGCAAAGGGAAAAAGGAAAGAATGGTGCCAGTTGGAGAGAAAATAATAAAATCGATTGATGAATATTTTAAATATAGAAAAATTGACTTTGGAATGCCACATTTTGATAGTCCCTTATTCATAAGTAAAAGAGGGAGAAGATTATCTCGCCAAATGATTCAAGTGATTGTTAAGAAATATTTGGAAGAGGTTTCGGAGAAGGAACATTTAAGTCCACATGTATTAAGGCATACCTTTGCAACGCATATGTTAGATAGGGGAGCTGATATAAATTCCGTTAGAGAGCTATTAGGACATAGTAAATTATCTACCACGCAAATTTATACCCATTTAAGTATTGGGAGATTAAAAGAGATATATAAAAATGCACATCCTCATGCAAAATAG
- the raiA gene encoding ribosome-associated translation inhibitor RaiA, whose product MQIEITSRHAEISDRVKEYLKEKVEKLSRYYPNIVNCQVVLDRQKEGEMVEVNLHISGKNFITKVTTDNLIKSIDTAIDKIEVQLKKFKEKRYEK is encoded by the coding sequence ATGCAGATTGAAATTACATCGAGACATGCAGAAATTTCAGATCGAGTAAAAGAATATTTGAAAGAAAAGGTTGAAAAACTGTCGAGATATTATCCAAATATTGTAAATTGTCAAGTTGTGCTTGATAGGCAAAAAGAAGGTGAAATGGTTGAGGTCAATTTGCATATTTCCGGAAAAAATTTTATAACAAAAGTAACAACTGATAATCTTATAAAATCTATCGATACTGCTATCGATAAGATAGAGGTTCAATTAAAAAAATTTAAAGAAAAAAGGTATGAAAAATGA
- a CDS encoding Do family serine endopeptidase, whose protein sequence is MKRIFLLSLILIILVGIGFYTGTIYGKKNSDPIVIYENSSVPSASFVNASMDMSTTQSEEAIAQSINNIFTRVSQRAIPAVVTIITEKVIRRKVVNPFFPEFDEEWFWRFFGPMPETEMKGTILGSGVIVNEKGYILTNNHVVEKGEKIHVRLINNKEYEAEVVGTDPPTDLAVLKIDARGLKFLPFGNSDSLKTGEWVLAIGCPLSENLAHTVTAGIVSAKGRSNIINPRNYEYFIQTDAAINPGNSGGALVNLRGELVGINTAIATSGGNPGNIGIGFAIPINLARKVMKDLIEKGKVARAWLGVWIQDVDDKIARSMKLNVPKGALISKVEKGSPADKAGLEVGDIIIEFDGKKVKNSSQLRTLVANSEPGSEKKLVIIRNGKERELKVKLAELPEEKLLTSGEERSETKLGFTVSNITEELAKKYDIDPDEEGVIITSIESRSQAAKVLRPGDIIKRVGNKVIDNVKEFNEAVESADTEVLLFLAKRSENTFFVTIDNPYKKK, encoded by the coding sequence ATGAAGAGAATATTTTTACTTTCCTTAATATTAATTATACTAGTTGGTATAGGTTTCTATACAGGCACAATTTATGGCAAGAAAAATTCAGATCCTATTGTGATTTATGAGAATTCATCGGTCCCCTCAGCAAGTTTTGTAAATGCCAGTATGGATATGTCAACTACTCAAAGTGAAGAAGCTATTGCTCAGAGTATTAACAATATATTTACTCGAGTATCCCAAAGGGCAATACCAGCGGTTGTTACAATTATCACAGAAAAAGTTATAAGGAGAAAAGTTGTAAATCCCTTTTTCCCTGAGTTCGATGAGGAGTGGTTCTGGAGATTTTTCGGTCCAATGCCTGAAACCGAAATGAAAGGTACTATTCTTGGCTCTGGGGTAATAGTAAATGAGAAGGGATATATTCTGACTAATAACCACGTAGTAGAGAAAGGGGAAAAAATACATGTTAGATTAATAAATAATAAAGAATACGAAGCTGAGGTAGTTGGGACGGACCCCCCAACAGACCTAGCTGTCTTGAAAATTGATGCAAGGGGCTTGAAGTTTCTACCGTTTGGTAATTCGGATTCTCTGAAGACTGGTGAGTGGGTCCTTGCTATTGGATGCCCTTTATCTGAAAATCTTGCTCATACTGTAACAGCTGGGATTGTCAGTGCGAAAGGACGAAGCAATATAATTAATCCAAGAAATTATGAATATTTTATTCAAACTGATGCAGCAATAAATCCCGGTAACAGTGGTGGAGCCCTTGTTAATTTAAGAGGCGAACTGGTAGGAATTAATACGGCTATTGCTACGAGTGGTGGTAATCCAGGAAACATCGGAATTGGCTTTGCTATCCCAATAAATCTGGCAAGAAAGGTGATGAAAGATCTGATCGAAAAGGGGAAGGTAGCTAGGGCATGGCTTGGTGTGTGGATTCAGGATGTGGATGATAAAATTGCAAGGTCAATGAAACTTAACGTCCCGAAAGGAGCACTTATAAGTAAAGTTGAGAAAGGTAGTCCTGCAGATAAAGCGGGTTTGGAAGTAGGTGATATCATTATAGAATTTGATGGGAAAAAGGTAAAGAATTCGTCGCAGCTAAGAACTCTGGTGGCAAATTCCGAGCCTGGTAGTGAAAAGAAGTTGGTAATTATTAGAAATGGAAAAGAAAGAGAGCTAAAAGTAAAACTTGCGGAGTTGCCAGAAGAAAAGTTATTAACATCGGGAGAGGAAAGGAGCGAAACAAAACTTGGATTTACCGTCTCAAATATTACTGAGGAATTAGCTAAAAAATATGATATTGATCCTGATGAAGAAGGGGTAATCATCACTTCTATAGAAAGTAGAAGTCAGGCGGCAAAAGTTTTAAGACCAGGAGATATTATCAAAAGAGTTGGCAATAAAGTAATAGATAATGTGAAGGAATTTAATGAGGCGGTTGAGAGCGCAGATACAGAAGTTTTACTTTTTCTCGCCAAAAGAAGTGAGAATACATTTTTCGTAACAATAGATAATCCGTATAAGAAGAAATAA
- a CDS encoding isoleucine--tRNA ligase, whose product MIKKVPSSVNFIKQEHEILDFWDKNKIFEKLRKKNENGPKWRFVDGPITANNPMGVHHAWGRTYKDIFHRYKAMNGYHMRYQNGFDCQGLWVEVEVEKELGFKSKTDIEAYGIENFVNKCKERVYKYSKIQTMQSIRLGYWMDWDNSYYTMSDENNYTIWLFLKKCHEKGLIYKGHDVMPWCTRCGSALSEHEIATEGYRELTHISVYVKFRLKNRENENLLVWTTTPWTLTANTAAAVHPDKEYLRIRFRNEVYYVIKNRESIFGNDYNIESSISGKDMVGWEYFGPFDELPVQNGVVHKVIPWDEVTEEEGTGIVHIAPGCGQEDFALGKEFDLAVIAPLDEFGNYVDGFDWLSGMNVSEVAIPILKNLEEKGIKFSEEKYTHRYPVCWRHGTELVFRLVDEWFISMDSIRYDMMEITKKIKWIPEYGMERELDWLRNMGDWMISKKRYWGLALPIWECNSCGHFTVIGGKEELKVKAIKGWDKFEGHSPHRPWIDEVKIKCEKCGELASRIPDVGNPWLDAGIVPYSTIKYTNDRKYWESWFPADFICESLPGQFRNWFYSLIAMSTVLENREPFKTVLGYALVKDEKGQDMHKSAGNAIWFDDAAENMGVDVMRWLYASHNPFTNLLFGYNIANDIRKKLITLWNSYSFFTTYAEIDNFNLKDFEVKYEELSELDKWLLARLHMLYKHAKESYDEYIIHKFMVQVESFLDDLSNWYIRRSRRRFWKSEDDKDKKCAYFTLYHALKGLITVLAPIVPFVTEAIYQNLVRGIEEDAPESVHLCPWPLPSERYIKEDLIHKIDAVIKIVSLGRAARNKANIKVRQPLRKIYVKLPSSLKREEISKISVQILEELNIKDIEFIDDEMEFVDYDVKLNYSVLGPRYGKDLSKINKVISTFDKSLIYKKINSGGSIELNLGDKKIFLTGDDLIVEKKDKDKFASAEDNGYFVAISTELDDDLIREGQVRDLIRHVQMIRKEANLEVDDRIEVSIQLPDDLELSLKNFKDYFMTETLCEKLNFKYNDEGEYSKTFKMGKREIKVSIKRLALNER is encoded by the coding sequence GTGATAAAGAAGGTTCCATCTTCAGTCAATTTTATTAAACAGGAACATGAAATACTTGATTTCTGGGATAAGAATAAAATATTTGAAAAGCTTCGAAAGAAGAATGAAAACGGTCCTAAGTGGAGATTTGTTGATGGACCAATTACCGCTAATAATCCCATGGGTGTTCATCATGCATGGGGCAGGACCTATAAGGATATTTTCCATCGATATAAAGCGATGAACGGTTATCATATGAGATATCAGAATGGTTTTGATTGCCAGGGATTATGGGTTGAGGTAGAGGTTGAAAAAGAACTTGGATTCAAATCAAAAACTGATATAGAGGCATATGGTATTGAAAATTTTGTAAATAAATGTAAAGAGCGAGTATATAAATATTCAAAGATACAGACAATGCAATCCATCCGTCTTGGTTATTGGATGGACTGGGATAATTCTTATTACACAATGTCGGATGAAAATAATTATACAATATGGTTATTTTTAAAAAAATGCCATGAAAAAGGATTGATATATAAAGGTCACGATGTTATGCCCTGGTGCACAAGATGTGGATCTGCTTTATCTGAACATGAGATTGCGACAGAAGGATATAGAGAACTAACGCACATAAGTGTCTATGTTAAGTTTAGACTAAAAAATAGAGAAAATGAGAATCTACTTGTATGGACGACAACCCCATGGACACTCACTGCAAACACAGCTGCAGCTGTCCATCCTGATAAAGAATACCTTAGAATTCGTTTCCGGAATGAAGTATATTATGTAATCAAAAATCGGGAGTCTATTTTTGGAAACGATTATAATATAGAAAGCTCCATTTCTGGTAAAGATATGGTGGGCTGGGAATATTTTGGACCTTTTGATGAACTGCCCGTACAAAATGGTGTAGTTCATAAAGTAATACCCTGGGATGAGGTTACGGAGGAGGAAGGTACAGGGATTGTTCATATTGCTCCTGGCTGTGGACAGGAGGATTTTGCCTTAGGGAAAGAGTTTGATTTAGCCGTTATAGCACCCCTTGATGAATTTGGTAATTATGTGGATGGTTTTGATTGGTTATCCGGGATGAATGTAAGTGAGGTTGCTATACCAATTTTGAAAAACCTTGAAGAGAAAGGTATAAAATTTTCTGAAGAAAAGTATACTCATAGATATCCTGTTTGTTGGAGGCATGGTACGGAGCTCGTCTTCCGATTAGTAGATGAATGGTTTATTTCGATGGATAGTATACGGTATGACATGATGGAAATTACAAAAAAAATCAAGTGGATTCCTGAATATGGGATGGAAAGAGAACTCGATTGGTTACGTAATATGGGTGATTGGATGATCTCAAAGAAGAGATATTGGGGTTTGGCTTTGCCTATATGGGAATGTAATAGTTGTGGACATTTTACTGTGATTGGTGGCAAGGAAGAGTTGAAAGTTAAAGCAATAAAAGGTTGGGATAAATTTGAGGGACATTCTCCCCATAGGCCATGGATTGATGAGGTTAAAATAAAATGTGAAAAATGTGGGGAGTTAGCCAGTCGCATTCCCGATGTGGGCAATCCATGGTTGGATGCTGGAATTGTACCATATTCTACAATCAAATATACAAATGATAGAAAATATTGGGAGAGCTGGTTTCCTGCTGATTTTATATGTGAATCACTACCAGGACAGTTTAGGAACTGGTTTTATTCTCTTATTGCTATGAGTACAGTTCTTGAAAATAGAGAACCATTTAAAACAGTACTTGGGTATGCCCTTGTGAAAGATGAAAAAGGTCAGGACATGCATAAGAGTGCTGGAAATGCGATATGGTTTGATGATGCGGCGGAAAATATGGGAGTTGATGTAATGAGATGGCTATACGCCTCTCATAATCCCTTTACCAATTTACTTTTTGGCTATAATATTGCTAATGATATCAGAAAGAAATTGATAACTTTGTGGAATTCATACTCATTTTTTACAACTTACGCCGAGATTGATAATTTTAACTTGAAGGATTTTGAAGTTAAGTATGAAGAGTTATCAGAACTGGATAAATGGTTGCTTGCTAGGTTACATATGCTATATAAGCATGCTAAAGAGAGCTATGATGAATATATTATACATAAATTCATGGTACAGGTTGAAAGTTTTCTTGATGATTTATCCAATTGGTATATAAGAAGAAGTAGAAGGCGTTTCTGGAAGTCTGAGGATGATAAAGATAAAAAATGTGCTTATTTTACATTGTATCATGCACTAAAGGGACTAATAACTGTTTTGGCTCCGATAGTTCCGTTTGTCACAGAGGCTATTTACCAGAATCTTGTTAGAGGTATTGAAGAAGACGCACCTGAAAGTGTCCATCTGTGTCCCTGGCCATTACCTAGTGAAAGATATATAAAAGAAGACTTAATACATAAAATTGATGCGGTTATTAAGATTGTAAGTCTCGGTAGGGCAGCACGAAACAAAGCTAACATTAAGGTTCGTCAGCCTTTAAGGAAAATCTATGTCAAACTCCCTAGCAGTTTAAAAAGAGAAGAAATTTCAAAAATATCGGTGCAGATACTGGAAGAATTAAACATTAAGGATATAGAATTTATTGACGATGAGATGGAATTTGTTGATTATGATGTGAAACTAAATTATAGTGTACTTGGTCCTCGTTATGGTAAAGATTTGAGCAAAATTAATAAGGTAATTTCTACCTTTGATAAATCTCTTATTTATAAAAAAATAAATTCTGGTGGTAGTATAGAACTAAATCTCGGAGATAAAAAAATATTTTTGACAGGTGATGATTTAATAGTTGAAAAAAAAGATAAAGACAAGTTTGCATCTGCAGAAGATAATGGTTATTTTGTGGCTATAAGTACGGAACTTGATGATGATTTAATCAGAGAAGGGCAGGTCAGAGATTTGATAAGGCATGTTCAGATGATAAGAAAAGAAGCCAATCTTGAAGTTGACGATAGAATTGAAGTTAGTATTCAACTGCCAGATGATCTGGAATTATCATTGAAAAATTTTAAAGATTACTTTATGACGGAAACATTATGCGAAAAGTTGAATTTTAAGTATAATGATGAGGGTGAATATTCAAAGACTTTCAAGATGGGTAAAAGAGAAATAAAAGTAAGTATAAAAAGATTAGCATTAAATGAGAGGTGA
- the hprK gene encoding HPr(Ser) kinase/phosphatase, with amino-acid sequence MIQEPLTVGRLYKDNKKKLRLRQLNCEIGRDRLLKSYQLNRPGLELAGHWEYFDEKRIQVFGLKEKKYFDRLNEEEIGEIFKKLVSYNIPAIIFAHSTKPPIPEILDMATKRNIGVFATSITTSDIIAFLMDYLDWNLAPSSVLHGSLVDVYGVGILLTGRSGIGKSEITLDLVERGHRLVADDLVKVIRRADNVLIGMGLDFYEHQIEIRGVGIVDVSSMFGIRAIRKQKRVEVQVELEDWSKLDNYERIGTSETRIKILDVEIPLVKLPIYPGKNITVIIEVIAMNHLLKTYGKYMARDFEKKLFKKLQQKARDKELKQYFKKDFE; translated from the coding sequence ATGATTCAGGAACCATTAACTGTAGGTCGATTATATAAAGATAATAAAAAAAAATTAAGGTTAAGACAGTTAAATTGTGAAATTGGCAGGGACAGACTTTTAAAATCCTATCAATTAAATCGTCCTGGATTGGAACTTGCCGGTCACTGGGAATATTTTGATGAGAAAAGAATTCAGGTTTTCGGTTTGAAGGAAAAAAAATATTTTGACAGGCTTAATGAAGAAGAAATAGGGGAAATTTTTAAAAAGTTAGTTTCATACAATATTCCTGCAATTATTTTTGCCCACAGTACAAAGCCACCAATTCCAGAAATTCTGGATATGGCAACAAAAAGAAATATTGGGGTATTTGCAACTTCGATTACAACAAGTGATATTATTGCATTTTTAATGGATTATCTTGATTGGAATCTTGCTCCATCTTCAGTATTGCATGGGTCACTTGTTGATGTTTATGGAGTTGGTATATTGTTGACTGGAAGAAGTGGCATCGGGAAAAGTGAGATTACCCTGGACCTCGTTGAGAGGGGACATCGGCTTGTCGCTGATGATCTTGTGAAAGTTATAAGAAGAGCTGATAATGTTTTGATTGGGATGGGGTTAGATTTTTACGAACATCAGATTGAGATACGTGGTGTTGGGATAGTGGATGTGAGCAGTATGTTTGGCATAAGGGCAATAAGAAAGCAGAAAAGAGTTGAAGTTCAGGTAGAGCTTGAGGATTGGAGTAAGCTTGATAATTATGAACGAATAGGGACGTCAGAAACACGAATTAAGATACTTGATGTTGAAATTCCCCTTGTGAAGCTGCCAATATACCCGGGGAAAAATATTACAGTGATAATTGAAGTTATTGCTATGAATCACCTGCTTAAAACTTATGGTAAATACATGGCAAGGGATTTTGAGAAAAAGTTATTTAAGAAATTGCAACAAAAAGCACGTGATAAGGAGTTAAAGCAATATTTCAAAAAGGATTTTGAATAG